One genomic segment of Arachis duranensis cultivar V14167 chromosome 4, aradu.V14167.gnm2.J7QH, whole genome shotgun sequence includes these proteins:
- the LOC107485336 gene encoding receptor-like protein kinase FERONIA: MRSINCYVPLFVCLLLLGFLDTKVVLGQNYKPADNILLSCGGPQTSKDSDGRVWHSDVGSKFASSKGNTSTSPAATQDPAVPTVPYMNARVFHSPYTYSFPVASGWKFLRLYFYSASYNGLNASDALFSVTSPSYTLLRNFSVAQTTLALNYVYIVKEYCINVDGDTLNVTFTPSTNKSNAYAFVNGIEVVSMPDIYTETDGSTMMVGTNSPITVDNSTALETLYRLNVGGNDISPSQDTGLFRSWSDDVPYLFGAGFGVTEPADSSVKIQYPPGTPSYIAPLDVYSTARSMGPTPNITIQYNLTWVFSIDSGFTYLVRLHFCEGTSVINKVNQRVFDIFLNNQTADPAADVIAMAQAEYGTSYTNGVAIHKDYAVFVPNGEPRQDLWLSLHPDKTMKPNYYDAILNGVEIFKISDANGNLAGTNPIPPPLQDNIDLALVRSHHATSKNHTGIIAGGVAGGIVVALVIGLFAFIVSRRRRQGKEPSSSEGPSGWLPLSLYGNSHSAASAKTNTTGSYASSLPSNLCRHFSFAEIKAATNNFDEALLLGVGGFGKVYKGEIDGGSTKVAIKRGNPLSEQGVHEFQTEIEMLSKLRHRHLVSLIGYCEENTEMILVYDYMAHGTLREHLYKTQKPPLPWKQRLEICIGAARGLHYLHTGAKHTIIHRDVKTTNILLDEKWVAKVSDFGLSKTGPTLDNTHVSTVVKGSFGYLDPEYFRRQQLTDKSDVYSFGVVLFEILCARPALNPTLAKEQVSLAEWAAHCYRKGNLDQIVDPYLKGKIAFECFKKFAETAMKCVADQGIERPSMGDVLWNLEFALQLQESAEESGKGFAGILNEEEPLCADPKGKKDSDALPMYDGNTDSRSSGMSMSIGGRSLASEDSDGLTPSAVFSQIMNPKGR, translated from the coding sequence ATGAGGAGCATCAATTGCTATGTTCCATTGTTTGTTTGCTTGTTGTTGTTAGGATTCTTAGATACTAAGGTTGTCCTAGGACAAAATTATAAGCCTGCAGATAACATTCTATTGAGCTGTGGTGGTCCTCAAACTAGTAAAGATTCTGATGGAAGGGTATGGCATAGTGATGTTGGTTCCAAGTTTGCATCATCCAAGGGAAACACCAGCACCTCGCCAGCGGCGACTCAGGACCCTGCTGTCCCTACTGTGCCATACATGAATGCCAGGGTGTTCCATTCGCCTTATACATACTCCTTTCCGGTGGCGTCCGGTTGGAAGTTCCTCCGGCTGTACTTCTACTCGGCGTCCTACAATGGACTCAATGCCAGCGACGCGCTGTTCTCGGTGACTTCGCCGTCCTATACCTTGCTCAGGAACTTCAGTGTGGCGCAAACCACACTGGCTCTGAATTATGTCTACATTGTGAAGGAGTACTGCATCAATGTTGATGGGGATACCTTGAATGTGACTTTCACTCCATCGACCAACAAGTCGAACGCTTATGCGTTTGTTAATGGGATTGAGGTTGTGTCCATGCCTGATATTTATACTGAAACTGATGGTTCTACCATGATGGTGGGTACGAATTCTCCTATCACTGTTGACAACAGCACTGCACTTGAGACTCTCTATAGGTTGAATGTGGGTGGAAATGATATCTCGCCTTCCCAAGATACTGGTCTGTTTAGGTCTTGGTCTGATGATGTGCCCTACCTATTTGGGGCAGGGTTTGGTGTGACCGAGCCTGCTGATTCGTCGGTCAAGATTCAGTATCCTCCAGGCACACCAAGTTATATTGCTCCACTTGATGTCTACAGTACAGCCAGATCAATGGGGCCAACTCCGAACATCACCATTCAATACAACTTGACTTGGGTTTTCTCTATTGACTCTGGGTTTACGTATCTTGTGAGACTCCATTTTTGTGAGGGAACATCAGTTATAAACAAGGTCAATCAGAGAGTATTTGATATATTCCTCAATAATCAAACTGCTGATCCCGCGGCTGATGTTATTGCGATGGCACAAGCAGAATACGGAACTTCATATACAAATGGAGTTGCAATTCATAAAGATTACGCTGTGTTTGTTCCCAATGGAGAGCCACGCCAAGATCTGTGGCTTTCATTACATCCTGATAAAACTATGAAGCCCAACTATTATGATGCAATCTTGAATGGAGTGGAGATATTCAAAATTAGTGATGCTAATGGTAATCTGGCTGGGACAAATCCTATTCCTCCTCCACTGCAAGACAACATTGACCTCGCTTTGGTTAGGAGTCATCATGCTACATCGAAGAATCATACAGGAATAATTGCAGGAGGTGTTGCTGGAGGAATTGTTGTAGCACTTGTCATTGGATTATTTGCTTTCATTGTATCCCGTCGTCGCAGGCAAGGAAAGGAGCCTAGTTCAAGTGAAGGGCCATCCGGATGGCTTCCACTTTCTCTGTACGGCAATTCGCACTCTGCAGCTTCGGCCAAGACCAACACAACAGGAAGTTATGCGTCCTCTCTGCCATCGAACCTTTGTCGTCACTTCTCATTTGCTGAAATCAAGGCCGCCACGAACAACTTTGATGAGGCTTTGCTTCTTGGTGTGGGAGGATTTGGTAAGGTTTACAAAGGTGAAATCGATGGCGGGTCAACCAAAGTAGCAATCAAGCGTGGGAATCCATTGTCTGAGCAAGGAGTGCACGAGTTCCAAACCGAGATTGAAATGCTCTCTAAACTCCGCCACCGCCACCTTGTCTCATTGATTGGTTATTGTGAAGAAAACACTGAAATGATTCTTGTCTATGATTACATGGCCCATGGAACACTCAGGGAGCATCTATACAAGACACAGAAACCTCCATTGCCTTGGAAACAAAGGCTTGAGATATGCATTGGAGCTGCTCGGGGTTTACACTATCTTCACACTGGTGCCAAACACACTATCATCCACCGTGATGTGAAGACAACAAACATCTTACTTGATGAGAAGTGGGTGGCCAAGGTCTCTGATTTCGGCTTGTCAAAAACCGGCCCAACATTGGATAACACACACGTAAGCACTGTCGTAAAGGGTAGTTTCGGATACTTGGATCCAGAATACTTCAGGAGGCAGCAACTCACTGACAAATCCGATGTTTACTCATTTGGGGTGGTTCTCTTTGAGATACTCTGTGCTCGTCCGGCTCTAAATCCGACCCTTGCCAAGGAGCAAGTGAGTCTAGCCGAGTGGGCGGCTCACTGCTACAGAAAAGGCAATCTTGACCAAATTGTGGATCCTTACCTCAAGGGCAAGATAGCTTTTGAATGCTTCAAGAAGTTTGCCGAGACTGCGATGAAGTGTGTGGCCGACCAAGGTATCGAGCGGCCATCCATGGGCGATGTCTTGTGGAACCTCGAGTTTGCTTTGCAGCTGCAAGAAAGCGCCGAGGAGAGTGGCAAGGGATTCGCCGGAATACTCAACGAGGAGGAGCCGCTATGCGCAGATCCTAAAGGGAAGAAGGACTCTGATGCATTGCCAATGTATGATGGCAATACTGATTCAAGAAGCAGTGGCATGAGCATGAGCATTGGTGGTAGAAGCTTAGCAAGTGAAGACTCTGATGGATTAACACCAAGTGCTGTTTTCTCTCAGATCATGAATCCAAAGGGTCGTTAA
- the LOC107485334 gene encoding thioredoxin H-type: MGNCLDKDESTDTHSDQHVELASGNVKLISSTEAWEQKLEEATRDGKTVILNFSATWCGPCKMIAPYYCELSEKFTSIVFLIVDVDELSDFAATWDIKATPTFFFFQNGQQVDKLVGANKPELQKKIAAITDSVPKWQ, from the exons ATGGGGAACTGTTTGGATAAG GATGAATCTACGGATACACATTCTGATCAACACGTGGAGTTAGCTTCTGGAAATGTGAAACTTATTAGCAGCACCGAAGCTTGGGAGCAAAAGTTGGAAGAAGCAACGAGAGATGGCAAAACT GTGATCCTGAATTTCAGTGCTACTTGGTGTGGTCCTTGTAAAATGATTGCGCCGTATTACTGCGAGTTATCTGAGAAATTCACATCGATAGTGTTCTTAATAGTCGATGTGGATGAACTAAGC GACTTTGCCGCTACATGGGACATCAAAGCCACGccaactttcttcttttttcaaaatggACAACAAGTTGACAAACTTGTAGGAGCAAACAAGCCAGAGCTGCAGAAGAAGATTGCTGCCATTACCGACTCGGTTCCAAAGTGGCAGTAA